The DNA sequence GAAGTAACCATACCTGCGATGGCACCATTCTTAGTTAAACCTTTCCAGTATAATGACATTAATACTAGTGGTCCGAATGCTGCACCGAAACCAGCCCAAGCGTTACCTACAAGGTTTAAAATTGTATCATTAGGTGTCCATGCAAGTAAAATCGCGACAACTGCAACGGCAAGTACTGCAAAACGCCCAACCATTACGAATTCTTTATCTCTATCTGGTTCATAACCTCTTTTTTTAGTTATGATTCTATAGAAATCTTGTGTTAGCGCACTTGAAGTAACAAGTAATTGAGATGAAATTGTACTCATTATTGCTGCTAAAATTGCTGCTAAGAAGAATCCACCAACTAAAGGATGGAATAATACTTGACTCAATAAGATAAATATTGTTTCTGGGTTATCAATTGTTTGGCTTGTATCATGAATATATGCAATACCAGTAAGTCCTACTAGACATGCACCTATTAATGAAATGGCCATCCAACCGATACCGAAACGTCTTGCTGTTGGTAATAGCTTATGAGATTTGATTGACATGAAACGAACAATGATATGTGGCTGTCCGAAGTAACCAAGTCCCCAAGCAATTAAACCAATAATACTAATAGCTGAAGTACCTTTAAAGAAATCTAAATTTGTTGGTTTAACTTCTGCTACTGTGTTAAATGTATCAAGTCCATTTAAAGTAAGTAATGCTGCAATAGGTACCATGACCATTGCGATTAACATAATGACACCTTGGAAGAAGTCTGTTAAAGATACAGCTAAATAACCTCCAAAGAAAGTGTATAATACGACAATCCCACCTGTCAGTATAATACCTAATCTGTAGTCCACGCCGAATGCACTTTCGAAAAGTGTTCCGCCTGATACCATACCTACAGATGTATATAAAGTGAAGAATACTACGATAATAATACCTGAAATAATTTTTAAAGCATGTGAATTATCTGCGACACGTTTTTCAAAGAAATCTGGAATTGTAATTGCATTCCCGTTATGTTCAGTATAAACACGTAATTTCGGTGCTACGAGTATGTAATTAAGCCACGCACCTACTGTTAAACCGATTGCTAGCCATGTAGCTGATAAACCTACGTTGTAAACTTCACCAGGAAGTCCCATTATCATCCAACCACTCATATCGGATGCGCCGGCGGATAATGCTGTTACGTAAGGGCCAATACTACGACCTCCCAACATGTACTCGTCTAAATTACTTGTTGATTGTTTATAAGCGTAATAACCAATCGCTAATAAAACAATAAAATAGACAATAATCATGAAATAAGTCTGCCAGCCGGAAGCAACTCCAGCGCTAGCGTCAATTTGTCCTAAAATAAACATATTCCCGCTCCTCTGTTTTTGTATTTAAAGTTGCACGTTGCCCATTATACACAATATAATTTATATTCAAAGGGTAAAAAGTAACTATAATGTTTATTTAGACGACGATATTTAGAAAAATCATGTCACATTTTATACACAAATATTTATATAAAAGTTCCTAAATGCTTATAGTTATAGGATTTGTGTAAAAAGTATTAGATTTTATATATCATTGCAAATTTTGTTTGAAAAAAATTTGCAAAATTTTTAACTTTTTAAGATTTGTACCATATTATCGAATTTTTCTTCATCTTGTTTCGTTGGTTTAGGTGTGATCCAACTGACTAAAATAGTTAAAACCGTACTTGTTAAGAAACCAGGAATAATTTCATAGAGTTCAAAGATTCCACCATGGTCTTTCATCATAATCCAGAAGATAACGACTATAGATCCACTTACAATTCCAGCAATCGCACCATATTTTGTTAATCGTTTCCAATATAGTGATAAGAGAATGAGAGGACCAAAAGCTGCACCAAATCCTGCCCAAGCATTTCCAACTAAATTTAAAATTGTATCGCTAGGATTCCATGCAATCCACATTGCGACAATTGAAACGGCTAATACTGAAATACGTCCGACAAGAACAAATTCTTTTTCATGTTCTTTATCTTGTAAAGTTTTGCCTCTTAAAAGCATATAAAAATCTTGTGTTAAAGCACTAGATGTTACAAGTAATTGTGAAGAAATCGTACTCATAATGGCAGCTAAAATTGCAGCCAAGAAAAATCCTGCAATGAGTGGATGAAATAATATTTGACTCATCACAATGAAAATTGTTTCTGGATTATCAACTTTAACATGCGTTTGGTCAACGAATACGACACCAATAAGACCTGTTACACATGCACCTAATAAAGAGATAGCCATCCAAGAAATCCCGATTCTTCTCGCTCTAGGCATCAGTTTATGTGTTTTAATAGACATAAAACGTACTATTATATGTGGTTGTCCAAAATAACCTAAGCCCCAAGCAAATAAACTGATAATACCAACTGTAGTTGTTCCTTTAAACCAATCTAAATTTGTAGGTTGTAAATGTCCAACTTCTGAGAATGTATCTAGTCCATTCAATTTTAAAAGTGCTACGATAGGGACCATCACTAAAGCTAGAATCATAATCACGCCTTGAAAGAAATCTGTTAACGATACCGCTAAATAACCACCGAATAACGTATAACAAATAACAATACTTGCCGCTAATACAAGACCAACGTGATAGTTTAAACCGAATGCACTGTTAAAAAGTACGCCACCAGCTACCATTCCTGAATGTGTATACAAAGTAAAGAACACAATAATAACTAATCCAGAAATGACTTTAACGATTCGAGTGTTATCTGATAATCGTTTTTCAAAGTAATCAGGAAGTGTTATAGCATTGTCTGTAAGTTCAGTATAAATTCTCAATCGTGATGCAACTAAAATATAGTTTAACCATGCACCAATTGTTAGTCCTATCGCAATCCATGTAGCTGATAAACCTGTACTGTATACTGAACCAGGCAATCCCATAATCATCCAACCACTCATATCAGATGCACCGGCAGATAGGGCAGTAACTAAAGCACCTAAATCTCTACCACCTAACATGTACTCATCTAAAGTACTCGTCGAACGTTTGTAAGCATAAAATCCGATTACTAGTAAAATAATAAAATAAACAGCAATCATGACATATGTTTCCCATGTCGATTCGACCTTTACATTTTTAAACGTATTACCAAGTAATAACATTAAAAACCACCTCTCACTCATTGACTTAAAATTCAGAAAACATTCTGATAATTTATTATACAATAATGTATACGCTTTCATATAGCTATTTTTCAATAACTTTAGATTTTTATATGAAAATTTGGTAAAATTGTATGATGTTAGATTAACTAAGGAGGCGTCGCACATGACGAAAGTAACATCTGAGCAAGTTGAACATGTTGCTAATTTAGCTAGACTTGAAGTTTCACAAGACGAAGTCAATGAATTTACTCAATCTCTAGAGGATATCTTAAACTTTGCAGGACAATTAGATGAAGTAGATACTGAAAATGTAGAACCAACATTTCACGTATTAGATTTACAAAATGTCCTTAGAGAAGATAAGAGTGAATCAGGGATTCCTCAAGAACAAGCATTAAAAAATGCTAAAGAAACTGAAGCAGGACAATTTAAAGTTCCAGCTATTATGAATGAGGAGGACTAAAGCATGACAATTCGTTATGAAACAATTGAACGTTTAACAGAAATGATTAAAAATAAAGAAATTAAACCATCTGAAATCGTTAGAGATATTTTTGAAGCTATCGAAGCAGATGATATAAATATCAAAGCATTTTTAGCGTTAAATAAAGAAGCAGCCATTAAAAAAGCTGAAGAACAAGATCGTTTACAAGCTGAAGATAAAATGGAAGGTAAATTATTTGGTATTCCAATGGGGATTAAAGATAACATTATTACTGAAGGTGTTGAAACGACATGTGCAAGTAAAATGTTAGAAGGATTTATTCCTATTTATGAATCTACAGTAATGAACCAACTAAATGAAGAAAACGGGATTTTAGTTGGTAAATTAAACATGGATGAATTCGCAATGGGTGGTTCTAATGAGAATTCTTACTTCAAAAAGACTGTTAACCCATTTGATCATAAAGCAGTACCAGGTGGATCATCAGGTGGTTCAGCTGCAGCTGTTGCAGCAAGTTTAGTACCATTCGCATTAGGTTCAGATACAGGTGGTTCAATTCGTCAACCAGCATCATACTGTGGTGTAGTTGGTATGAAACCTACATACGGACGTGTATCACGTTTTGGTTTAGTTGCTTTTGCTTCATCATTAGACCAAATCGGACCGATTACACGTAGTGTTAAAGACAATGCATTAATTTTAGAAACAATTTCTGGTCATGATCCAAAAGATTCAACGAGTGCACCAATTGAAGATGTTGATTTCACATCAGAAATTGGAAAAGATATTAAAGGTTTAAAAATTGCTGTTCCGGAAGAATTTGTCGGTGAAGGCGTATCTGAAGATGTTAAAAAATCAGTAACTGAAGCAGTTAAAACACTTGAATCATTAGGCGCTACGGTTGACCGTGTTTCTTTACCAAACACTAAATACGGTGTAGCAAGTTATTATATTATTGCATCTTCAGAAGCATCAGCTAACTTAGCTCGTTTTGATGGTATTCGATATGGTTATCATTCAAAATCAGCAAATACACTTGAAGAATTATATAAAAAATCTCGTGGAGAAGGCTTCGGAGATGAAGTTAAACGTCGTATCATGTTAGGAACTTTCGCATTAAGTTCAGGTTACTACGATGCTTACTACAAAAAAGCTCAAAAAATTCGTACATTAATTAAACAAGATTTTGAAAAAGTATTTAACGAATATGATGTCATTGTTGGACCTACTGCGCCAACAACAGCATTTAATATCGGTGAACAAATTAATGATCCATTAACAATGTATGCTAACGATATATTAACAATTCCAGTTAACCTAGCAGGTGTACCATCTATCTCAATTCCTTGTGGTAAATCAAATGGTCGTCCAATCGGTTTACAAATTGTTGGTAAACCTTTCGATGAAAAAACAATATACAAAGTTGCTCATCAATACGAAACACAATTTAACTTACATGATGACTATAAAACTTTACAGGGAGTGTGAATTTGAATGCATTTTGAAACAATAATCGGCTTAGAAGTACACGTCGAATTAAAAACAGAATCAAAAATGTTCTCACCATCACCAGCTCATTTTGGTGCTGAGGCAAATACAAATACAAATGTTGTTGATTTAGCATATCCAGGCGTTTTACCAGTAGTAAACAAAACTGCTGTAGACTGGGCAATGCGTGCAGCAATGGCATTAAATATGGAAATTGCTACAGAATCTAAATTTGATAGAAAAAATTATTTCTATCCAGATAATCCAAAAGCTTATCAAATTTCTCAATTCGACCAACCAATTGGTGAAAATGGTTGGATTGATATTGAAGTAGATGGAGAAACGAAAAGAATTGGTATAACACGTTTACACATGGAAGAAGATGCGGGTAAACTTTCACATAAAGATGGTTATTCTTTAGTAGATTTAAACCGTCAAGGTACGCCTTTAATTGAAATCGTTTCTGAACCAGATATTCGTTCACCTAAAGAAGCATATGCATATTTAGAAAAATTACGTGCAATCATCCAATATACAGGTGTATCTGACTGTAAAATGGAAGAAGGTTCATTACGTTGTGATGCTAACATTTCTCTTCGCCCATATGGACAAGAAGAATTTGGTACTAAAGCAGAACTTAAAAACTTAAACTCATTTAACTATGTGCGTAAAGGTTTAGAACATGAAGAAAAACGCCAAGCAGAAGTATTATTAGCTGGCGGAGAAATCTTACAAGAAACACGTCGTTTTAATGAATCAACAGGTGAAACAATTTTAATGCGTATTAAAGAAGGATCAGACGATTATCGTTATTTCCCTGAACCAGACTTAGTACCTTTATATGTTGATGAAGAATGGAAAGAACGTGTTCGTAAAACAATTCCTGATTTACCAGACGTACGTAAAGAACGTTACGTTAATGAATTAAATTTACCAGCTTACGATGCACATGTATTGACGTTAACTAAAGAAATGTCTGATTTCTTTGATGAAACAATTAAACATGGAGCAGATGTTAAATTAACTTCAAACTGGTTAATGGGTGGCGTAAACGAATACTTAAATAAAAACCAAATCGACTTAAACGATACTGCTTTAACACCTGAAAACTTAGCAGGCATGATCAAGCTAATTGAAGATGGCACTATGAGTAGTAAAATAGCTAAAAAAGTATTCCCTGAATTAGCACAAAATGGTGGAGACGCTCATCAAATTATGAAAGACAAAGGTCTTGTTCAAATTTCTGACGAAGCAACACTATTAGGATTTGTTACTGAAGCTTTAGATAACAATCCACAATCAGTAGAAGACTTTAAAAATGGTAAAGGTAAAGCAATGGGCTTCTTAGTTGGACAAATTATGAAACTTTCAAAAGGACAAGCAAACCCACAAGTTGTTAACCAATTACTAAAATCAGAATTAGAAAAAAGATAAAACAAAAGCTACCAACCAAATTCGAATGAATTTGGTTGGTAGCTTTTTGTTCTAACGAGATTGTTTTCATGATCCTATTATGATGGAGAGTTCTAACGACCATTATTCAGAATTTTGACCGTTAGCGCATTCTAACAACCATCATGATTCGGAATTATGGTTATTACTTGCATGCCTAGAGAGTTCAAGTAAAATAGAATTAGATATATAGTTTAATAAGGGGTGACGAAGTATGACACAATTAAAAATTGCTAAAAATGAAAATGAAATTAATTTAGAGCTAGGACAAGCTAACAGACACGGTTTAATCGCTGGTGCTACTGGTACAGGTAAAACGATAACTTTAAAAGTATTAGCTGAACAATTTTCTAAAGAGGGCGTCCCAGTATTTTTATCTGATGTAAAAGGTGATATTTCAAGTTTAGCTGAAGCTGGTTCTGTTAATGATAAGATTAAAGAAAGATTAGAACAGTTAAATATTGAAGATTTTAAAAACGAAGCATATCCGGTAACTTTATTCGATGTATTTCAAAAAACGGGTGTTCCTGTAAGAACAACAATTACGGAAATGGGTCCATTATTAATTGGTAGATTGCTAGATTTAAATAATACACAATTAGGTGTATTAGATATCGTCTTTAAAGTAGCTGATGAAAGTGGCTTATTACTGATTGATATGAAAGATTTTAAAGCACTTTTAAAAGAAATTAATGAAAATCGTACTGAATACTCAGAGAAATATGGAAATATTTCTTCAGCTTCAATTGGTGCTATTCAACGCTCATTATTACGTTTGGAATCTGAAGGAGCAGAAACATTCTTTGGTGAACCTGCACTTCAATTAGAAGATTTTATAAAATTTGATGAGTCTGGTAAAGGTATGATTAATGTACTGGATGCTTCTGTGTTATATCAAAAGCCTAAATTATATGCAACATTTTTATTATGGTTATTATCTGAGCTATTTGAAAGTTTACCTGAAGTAGGTGACGCTGAGAAACCTAAAATTGTATTTTTCTTTGATGAAGCGCATTTACTATTTAATGATACTTCAAAAGAAATCGTTGAAAAAGTAGAGCAAGTAGTAAGATTAATTCGTTCTAAAGGTGTAGGTATTTACTTTGTTACTCAAAATCCAATAGATATTCCTGAATCTATATTAGGTCAACTTGGTAATAGAGTACAACATGCTTTAAGAAGTTATACGCCGAAAGACCAAAAAGCAATTAAAAGTGCTGCTCAAACATTTCGTCAAAATGAAGCATTCGATACTGCGCAAGTCATTGGTGAACTGAAAACCGGTGAAGCACTCATTTCATTTTTAAATGATGAAGGTCAACCGAATATCGTTGAACGTGCTTTCGTTCGTCCCCCGGAAAGTAAAATTGGTGTAATTGATGAAGCGGTTAAGAAGGAACTTATTGATCAATCACCACTGAATGAAACGTATAAAGAAACTTTTGATCGTGAAAGTGCTTATGAACTATTACAAAAGAAAATTGAAGAACAACCTACATCTCAAGATGAGAAAACAGATAATAAAAAAAGTGCTTCAAAACCGAAAGAAACTAAGAAAAAAGAAAAGCCTTCTCAATTCCAAAAAGAAACATCAAAATTATTATCATCTGTAGGTAGACAAATTGGTAGAGAAATTGTAAGAAATATTTTTGGTACTAAGAGACGTAAATAATTAATGCTTTCTTATATGTTGTATTTGCTTTAATATAAAGATATATAAGAATAAACAAGAGGGATTTCAATGAAAAAAAAAGCTAGAATCATCTACAACCCTACATCAGGGAGAGAAGTGTTTAAAAGAACATTACCAGATGTGTTGATTAAACTAGAGCAAGCTGGGTATGAAACGAGTGCACACGCTACGACAAGTGCAGGAGATGCTACAAATGCTGCTAAAGAAGCGTTAAAGTATGATTATGATGTGCTTATAGCGGCTGGTGGAGATGGAACTTTAAATGAAGTGATAAATGGAATTGCTGAAGCTAAAAAAAGACCTAAACTCGGTTTGATTCCAATGGGTACGGTTAATGACTTCGGTAGAGCTTTACTTATTCCTAATGATATTATGGAAGCAGTAGATATCATCATTAAAGGAGATCTTGTACCTGTAGACGTAGGTAAAATGAATAACCGTTACTTTATTAACATTGCTGGTGGAGGTAAGATTACAGAAGTATCTTATGAAGCACCAAGTAAATTGAAGACGATGGTTGGCCCATTAGCATACTACATAAAGGGACTAGAAATGCTGCCTCAAATCAAAGCAACTGACATTAGAATAGAATACGATGGTAACGTATTCCAAGGAGAAGCGATGATGTTTTTAATTGGATTAACAAATTCAATTGGCGGCTTTGAAAAATTAGTACCTGACGCTGATATAAATGACGGTAATTTCACATTATTAATACTTGAAAAAGTAAATTTTGCTGAATTAGGTCATATCATGACATTAGCATCTAGAGGTGATCATATACACCATCCTAAAGTACATTATACGAAAGCTAAAAATATCAATGTATCATCATTCGAACAAATACAGCTTAACGTAGACGGTGAATTTGGTGGTGTGTTACCAGCTAATTTCTTGAATTTAAAACAACATATTCAAGTCTTTTCTAAACTTGAACGTGTGAAACAAGAACACGGTATTGAAACAGTAGAAAGAGAACGAGAAAGATTACAAGAAGAACTAAAAGAATGAGTCTAGGGGCATATTTTGTCCCTTTTTTCTATGCGAACCTCTAAAAAGGAGTTATTATGACAGCTATTGTAAATAAAAATGAAACTTATACAGGACAAGTGATTGATTTTACGCATGAAGGGCACGGTGTAGTGAAAATTGATCGTTATCCGATATTTGTACCAAATGCGATTAAAGATGAAACGATTGAATTTAAAGTCATTAAAGTGAAAAAGCAATTCGCTATTGGTAAACTTATAACGATTAAAGAAGCTTCGGAAAACAGAATAGAACCACCATGTGAATACTATAAAGTATGTGGAGGTTGCCAATTACAACATTTAAGTTACAACGCACAACTAGAAATGAAGAAAGAACAAGTTGTTAACTTATTTAAGCGTAAATCACATTTTGAAGATACGATGATTCACGACACAATTGGTATGGAAAATCCATGGAACTATCGAAATAAATCTCAAATTCCAGTCGGTAAAAATAGACAAGGTGAAATTGAATTAGGCTTTTATAGACAGCGCAGTCACGATATAGTAGATATTGATCACTGTATGATCCAAGATAAAAAACATGATCATATTATGAATAAACTTAGAGCGTTGATAGAACAATTAAATATTAGTATATACAACGAACATAAACATAAAGGTGAACTTAGACATATTATATTACGTACTGGATATTATACTGGTGAAACGATGGTTATCTTTGTAACAAACAGTAAGCAATTAAGTTATAAAAATAAAGTTATAGAAACGATAACATCAGAATTTGAAAATGTTGTCAGCATAAAACACAATATTAACCAAGAAAAATCAAACGTCATTATGGGTAGAACTTCTACAACATTATACGGACAAGACACAATTACAGATAAATTAGCAGAATACCAATTCAAAATATCAGATACATCATTTTATCAAATTAACCCAATGCAGACTGAAAAATTATATGACAGAGCATTAGAATATGCACAATTAGACGGAGAAGAAACTGTAATTGACGCATACTGTGGCATAGGAACAATTGGTTCATACATGTCACAACAAGCAAAACATGTATATGGTGTTGAAATTGTAGACGAAGCAATAAAAAATGCTAAAGAAAACGCTGAAATCAACCATATTGATAATGCTACTTGGGAAGCCGGAAAAGCAGAAGAAGTCATATTAAAATGGAAGAAAGACGGTATAAAACCAGAAGTCGTAATGGTCGATCCACCAAGAAAAGGTTGTGACCAAACCTTTATAGAAACGTTAATAGAACTAGAACCAAAAAGAATCGTTTATATATCATGTAATCCAGCAACACAAGTGAGAGACGTGGAGATATTGGGAAGAAACGGTTATCAACTAAAAGAAATCACACCAGTAGACATGTTCCCACATACAACACACGTAGAAACAGTGGCGTTAATAGAGAAAATAGAAGAATAAAAAGAAGGCAACCAGCATTGATGTTGGTTGTTTTTTTGAGCGTTATTGTTGAGTGTATTTATACACTTCTGTATAAATAAAGTAAGGAGGGGTGTTTATGAAACGTATGTTAGCGAGTGTGCTTTCGGTAAGTTTTTTAGTAACGGCTTGTGGTAATGAGTCGGAAGATAGTTCGAATGAAGGTTCTAATCAAGGTCAAAGTGATAGTAATAAACAACAAAATGGCACGGATAAGAAGCAGGAAAGTAAAGTCACTAAAGGGGTAGAGACTGTAGCTAAAGATATTGATACGCCATGGTCTATTGAGAAGGCTGGTGATGTTTTTTATTTAACTGAACGTCCTGGGAAGATCGTTAAGATTGAAGGTAAGAAACAGACTGAACAGAAGGTTAATTTAGATGAGACGGTTTCGACTGCAGATGAAGCTGGATTGTTAGGTTTTGTGTTAGCGCCTGATTTTAAAGATTCTAAAGAGGCTTTTGCTTACTATACTTATGAGAATGATGAAGGTCAGTTTAATCGTATTGTAAAATTGAAGTTGGTGGGTAATAGTTGGAATGAAGCGGAAGTATTGTTAGATCATATTCCGAGTGGTCCTTATCATGATGGTGGCAGATTGAAGATTGGTCCAGATAATAAGTTATACGCTACAGCTGGTGATGCTTCGAATGAACAAAATGCTCAAAATAAAGATTCTTTAGGTGGTAAAATTTTAAGATTGAATCTTGATGGTAGTAAACCAAGGGACAATGCTTTTTCTAATTCTTATGTATATAGTTATGGTCATAGAAATCCACAAGGTTTAGTATGGACAAATAAAGATGAAATGTATGCGAGTGAACATGGTAATCAAGCGAATGATGAAATAAATGAAATTAATAAAGGTAAAAATTATGGATGGCCAGAGATTGAAGGTAACGAAGAAAAAAGTGGTATGGAATCGCCATTATTCACTTCAGGATCTGATGATACATGGGCACCATCAGGTTTAGCTTATAAAGACGGTATGATTTATTCTGCAGCTTTAAGAGGAGAAGCGGTTATAAGATTTGATATTAAGAATAATGAAATGAAAAAAGTAATTACTGATTACGGCAGAATTAGAGATGTTTATATTGAAAATGATGATTTATATTTTATAAGTAATAATTCGGATGGTAGAGGGAATCCTTCAAGTGATGATGACAAATTATATAAAGTTTCATTAAGTCATTTAAGTGAATAATATGTCACATTTTATGTAATGATTAGTATTAAATTAAAAAATATTTTATAATAGGGTTGTGAATGTTATTAAGAGGTAGTTTCATGGAGGAATTGGATGTTACAAATAGACTTAATAAACAATAATTCTATAATAAAAAGATTTGCCTTATTACAATTTGTTTTGTTCCTGTCGCTTATATTGATTAGTTTTAAAGTGATGGGCAATATAATGTATATATATGATGAAGGATTTATAGAAAATATATTAATTGGTATCATTGGGCTATTTATTTTAGCTTTTGTTCATGAAATTATTCATGGCATTTGTTTTAAAATTTTTAATCCAAGTCATAAAGTAAAGTATGGATATGCTAAAGGTATGTTCTATGCTTCGATGCCGAATGCCGTTTTTACGAGAAAGCAGTTTTATATTATTTTATTAGCACCGTTCATTTTAATTAGTTTAATGTTATTGTTCGTTTTAATTTGGCTACAAGTTACATCTGTTATATATGTTTTTGCCTTTCATGGAGCATCATGTATCGGTGACTTTTATATGTCCCAAATTATTTATAGTAATAAGCAAATGAAATATATTGAAGACACTGAAGTGGGAATCAATTTGTATTCAGACAATAAAGACATATCTACAACAACTTAATATAATTTTTGATATAATAAGTAGGAAATTGGAGAGCCAATTTCCTACTTATTTATTGGGGTGTTAATGATGGAACGGCGAATTATTCATATTGATATGGATGCATTTTTTGCGCAAGTAGAAGTAAGAGATAATCCAAAGTTAAAAGGTAAACCAGTCATTATAGGTGGTCGTGCATCAGGTAGAGGCGTTGTTTCAACTGCTAGTTATGAAGCACGTGAATATGGTGTCCATTCTGCTATGCCCATGGCTCAAGCACATCAATTATGCCCAGATGGATATTATGTGCGTCCTAGGATGAATGCTTATAGAGACGCATCAAATGAAATTATGGCAATATTTAAAAGTTATACAGATATTGTTGAACCATTATCGTTGGATGAAGCATATTTAGATGTAACAGACTTGGTCAGAAGAGATTTATCAGCTTCTACAATAGCGCAATATATACAAAGAGATATTTACGATAAAACACATTTAACTTCCTCAGCAGGTGTTTCTTATAATAAATTTTTAGCGAAATTGGCAAGTGGTATGAATAAACCGAGTGGTCGTACAATTATTCATTATGATAATAAACATGAAATATTGATGAATTTACCAATTGGAAAATTTTCAGGAATAGGTAAAGTGACTGAAGAAAAAATGAAAGAATTAG is a window from the Mammaliicoccus sp. Marseille-Q6498 genome containing:
- a CDS encoding diacylglycerol kinase, with the protein product MKKKARIIYNPTSGREVFKRTLPDVLIKLEQAGYETSAHATTSAGDATNAAKEALKYDYDVLIAAGGDGTLNEVINGIAEAKKRPKLGLIPMGTVNDFGRALLIPNDIMEAVDIIIKGDLVPVDVGKMNNRYFINIAGGGKITEVSYEAPSKLKTMVGPLAYYIKGLEMLPQIKATDIRIEYDGNVFQGEAMMFLIGLTNSIGGFEKLVPDADINDGNFTLLILEKVNFAELGHIMTLASRGDHIHHPKVHYTKAKNINVSSFEQIQLNVDGEFGGVLPANFLNLKQHIQVFSKLERVKQEHGIETVERERERLQEELKE
- the dinB gene encoding DNA polymerase IV; the encoded protein is MMERRIIHIDMDAFFAQVEVRDNPKLKGKPVIIGGRASGRGVVSTASYEAREYGVHSAMPMAQAHQLCPDGYYVRPRMNAYRDASNEIMAIFKSYTDIVEPLSLDEAYLDVTDLVRRDLSASTIAQYIQRDIYDKTHLTSSAGVSYNKFLAKLASGMNKPSGRTIIHYDNKHEILMNLPIGKFSGIGKVTEEKMKELGINNGEDLYQYSQMELIQMFGKRGSSFYNKARGIDNSPVKPTRIRKSIGRETTFETDQNDDDFILNTIRKLSGEVSSRADKYEVAGRTITVKIKTHDFESLSKQTSVNTPVYDEIEIYNIAYELYNTLKDQDTSIRLVGVSIGNLVSKTYRNLTIYDFI
- a CDS encoding PQQ-dependent sugar dehydrogenase, with the protein product MKRMLASVLSVSFLVTACGNESEDSSNEGSNQGQSDSNKQQNGTDKKQESKVTKGVETVAKDIDTPWSIEKAGDVFYLTERPGKIVKIEGKKQTEQKVNLDETVSTADEAGLLGFVLAPDFKDSKEAFAYYTYENDEGQFNRIVKLKLVGNSWNEAEVLLDHIPSGPYHDGGRLKIGPDNKLYATAGDASNEQNAQNKDSLGGKILRLNLDGSKPRDNAFSNSYVYSYGHRNPQGLVWTNKDEMYASEHGNQANDEINEINKGKNYGWPEIEGNEEKSGMESPLFTSGSDDTWAPSGLAYKDGMIYSAALRGEAVIRFDIKNNEMKKVITDYGRIRDVYIENDDLYFISNNSDGRGNPSSDDDKLYKVSLSHLSE
- a CDS encoding DUF853 domain-containing protein: MTQLKIAKNENEINLELGQANRHGLIAGATGTGKTITLKVLAEQFSKEGVPVFLSDVKGDISSLAEAGSVNDKIKERLEQLNIEDFKNEAYPVTLFDVFQKTGVPVRTTITEMGPLLIGRLLDLNNTQLGVLDIVFKVADESGLLLIDMKDFKALLKEINENRTEYSEKYGNISSASIGAIQRSLLRLESEGAETFFGEPALQLEDFIKFDESGKGMINVLDASVLYQKPKLYATFLLWLLSELFESLPEVGDAEKPKIVFFFDEAHLLFNDTSKEIVEKVEQVVRLIRSKGVGIYFVTQNPIDIPESILGQLGNRVQHALRSYTPKDQKAIKSAAQTFRQNEAFDTAQVIGELKTGEALISFLNDEGQPNIVERAFVRPPESKIGVIDEAVKKELIDQSPLNETYKETFDRESAYELLQKKIEEQPTSQDEKTDNKKSASKPKETKKKEKPSQFQKETSKLLSSVGRQIGREIVRNIFGTKRRK
- a CDS encoding DUF3267 domain-containing protein, whose translation is MLQIDLINNNSIIKRFALLQFVLFLSLILISFKVMGNIMYIYDEGFIENILIGIIGLFILAFVHEIIHGICFKIFNPSHKVKYGYAKGMFYASMPNAVFTRKQFYIILLAPFILISLMLLFVLIWLQVTSVIYVFAFHGASCIGDFYMSQIIYSNKQMKYIEDTEVGINLYSDNKDISTTT
- the rlmD gene encoding 23S rRNA (uracil(1939)-C(5))-methyltransferase RlmD produces the protein MTAIVNKNETYTGQVIDFTHEGHGVVKIDRYPIFVPNAIKDETIEFKVIKVKKQFAIGKLITIKEASENRIEPPCEYYKVCGGCQLQHLSYNAQLEMKKEQVVNLFKRKSHFEDTMIHDTIGMENPWNYRNKSQIPVGKNRQGEIELGFYRQRSHDIVDIDHCMIQDKKHDHIMNKLRALIEQLNISIYNEHKHKGELRHIILRTGYYTGETMVIFVTNSKQLSYKNKVIETITSEFENVVSIKHNINQEKSNVIMGRTSTTLYGQDTITDKLAEYQFKISDTSFYQINPMQTEKLYDRALEYAQLDGEETVIDAYCGIGTIGSYMSQQAKHVYGVEIVDEAIKNAKENAEINHIDNATWEAGKAEEVILKWKKDGIKPEVVMVDPPRKGCDQTFIETLIELEPKRIVYISCNPATQVRDVEILGRNGYQLKEITPVDMFPHTTHVETVALIEKIEE